The genomic stretch GGTGCCTGGGAGTGACCGGGGGTTGGCCCTGGGTGAGTTGGGTTCGGAAGGAAGCTACTTTGCACTTGGCTTTCTTTCTGTGACTAGCTGGGGCACCACACTAAAGGGCATCCCCTGCCACCGTCAGGCACCCTCACCATGGCCCAGTGTCATGGAGGCAGTTAAGAGAGCGATCTCTGGCCCAACTGCCCGGGAAGAACCTGTTCTGCATTTTGCTGACTCTGGGTCTGAGCTAgttatttctctctctgtgccttggtttccttatttgtaaagtgAAGATGGTAGTAAttgtacctacttcataggactGTTGTGAGGACTCAATGAGTTAATACGTGcacttaggacagtgcctgggacatagtaaatgctcagtaagttTGGGCTattactattaatttttaaagtcttaTTCCTCAGGGCCACCAGGACCCACAGGCCGAGAGAGGGAGGAAAGCTCTCCCATCGAGCTGGTCAGGGTGGCTGGGGCAATGGGTGGCCCTCAGGGAAGCTTGCGGGGAAGGGAAGGTTCTCTGGGAGGTGAGGGTGAAGGCAAAGGGCCTGGGGCAGAGAAAGCCCTGACTGTCTGGGGGAGCGTGGACACCATGTGATTCTTCCTTCCACAGCCCCCTGCAGTCCGTCTCCTCCTTTCCCACCCTGGGGCGAGAGCACAGGAGCTCCTGCTTGCAGCTGGGACAGGGCCTGAGAGCCGCTGGGAGGTCAGCCCAGTCTGGGAGCGTCTTACCTCCGTGGCTTTGGGCAACTCATTTCCCACCCTGAGCCTGGCTCCCTCGGTAGAGAGGGATTAAATGGATCAACTCCTCAGCCTTTGGAAACTTGAGGGAAATTCCTGACTCTCATCATTAGTGCAAACTTCCTCCTCAACCCGTGGCTCTTGGGAATGAACACATCGACCGTGATGctgcgtgtgtgtttgtgtaaaaTCTTTATTCAGCAGCAGGGCCGCCTCAGGGCTCCAGCTCTCCTCCGGCGAGGGTCCAGCCACTTCGCACCAGAGCCAGCTGCTTGGGCCCCGCGAGGGTGTGGTGGCCGCTGTGGAGGAGGTGGGCGCAGGGAGCAGGCCGCCCAGGGTGGGGTCAGGGCGCTCGGGGCCATCTCAGGTGCAGCCGGTACAGGCAATGTTCACACACAGCTCACAGTCGTCACTTGCGATGTCCCCTGGGAAAGGGGAGGAAACAGTTGACCGTGACCCGCTGGCCAGGCGCAGAGAGGCCTGCTTAGGAGAGGGTCTGGGGGAGGGCCCGCAGGCCAAGAGCAGGGACCCTTAGAAGCAGCCCGAGAGGCTTGGCTTCAAACGTGCCTGCCCTCACCTCCCTAGCAGCACCTAAGCTGGTCACTCGCAGGCTCTGTGCCTGGAGTGTTCTCGGCTGTTCCAGGCAGGTGGAAAGCACTGACCTGCCAGGGCTGGTGCACAGGAGGTGCTTAGTCAGGGCTAGCTGGTTGCTACGCCTCAGATTGCGGCTTGGAGGTCACCTCCTTTGGAAGCCTCTCagacccccatcccacccccagacATGAGGCACCCCCCGCTCTGCGCCCCACGGTGCTTCCCCTGTCATCCCACTGGGCTGTAGCCATCCCCTGTTGAAGGGTCTCTTACTCTGCACTCCCTTCCCTGCCTTTGTGAATTCCTTGAGGTAGGGAAACCAACCGTCCTGGTTTGCCTCGGGCTCGGGGTTCTCAGCCTGCCTGGCGTTCGGTGCCCAAACCAGGGCAGTcctgggcagggtggggaggcaggggctGAGATGACTCTCCCTGTCCTCAGCCACCAGGTGTTCAATAGAAACATCCTGAGGTGGAGGACCCGGCGTGGAAGTCGGAGACAGAAAATGGTCAAGGGATGACAGGAGGCCTGGGGACGCTGGCCCCCTCTCCCAATGCCCGGCAGGGAGTTCAGCAGGGGGCGGGGGGCACTCACtcaaggccctgaagatgctgGTGGCATTCTGGGAGGCGCAGACTGGCTGGAGGTCCAGGGGCAGAGCTGGATGGTGGCACAGGGCGGGCAGCAGGCTCTGCATCCTCTGTGTCCCCAGGCCGCTCAGCTTCTTCACCGACTCCAGCTGGACCTGGAAGCCCCGgtactggggtggggggaggacagAGGAAATGGGAAGGTACCAAGGCCTGGGCCAGGGGGTCGACAGGATTCCTGGGACCCCACAGATCCTCTGGGCACTTCCTCATTCTCATGGCCAGTCCAGGCCACACTTGGAAGACCAGCCTGGGGGATGTGTGTATCTGATTTCCTCTCACACGGACACACGTCACACCCACTGTACCACAGTCGCAGCAACTGCTGGAGGAAGTAAATCAGGCCGTGGAGCACAGGGCTACAGGGATGGGCCTTGGGGAGAGGCAGACCacagttcaaatcccagttttgTGCTTTCCCTTCtccactctgaacctcagttcctTTTTCTGACAAATGGAGATACTCGTAGTTCATTCCCTCCTGGGTGTTGAGGTTAAACAAGCACACACCCCAGGGCCTGGCAACCAGAAGACACACGATAACCAAGTGCTCTCCCTTGTGTGGACATGACAAAGTGATGGCAACCCCAAGCTGGCTGAGCCCCAAGCTGGCAAGGCCCAAGCCAGGGCTGCAGAGGGAGGCTGGCTCTCCCACACCCTTCCCCAGGACCCACTTCCTTTCTTCCCAGGGAGGCCCTATCCACACTCAGGGTGTGACTTGCACCCCAGGGTGGAAACCCCGCTCAGGGCCACCGATCTCCCCTGCCTGCTCGGAGGGAGCAGCCCCGTCCCGTCACCCAGCAGGCAGGCACCGCTTCCACGCTCCTTCCAGCTTCACAGCCTCCCAGGAGGGAGAGCCGAGCCCTGCTGTCTTCTCTCCAAGCTTTTGCTTAAGTTCTGTCCTCTGCTTGGAACAGttctcccctccctctgcccctgctCACCCCGCAAGTGTCAGCTCAAGAGTGACCTCCTGGGGAACTTTATCTGGTGACCTACTCTCTCCACCCAACTGAACGGGGTGAATACTGAGGGCTGGGAGAGCCTAGTCTTGGATCCTCAAGGGCAAGATCCCCATTCTGACCTCTGGGACTAGGTCTAGCCTTGGTCCAGGGCAGGGCTCAATAAGCagcatttattgttattattgtcaCTATCATCACTGCCATTGGCATCCAGCTGTCCCCACCCACCAGGGCAGGCTGGCCCGAGGGACTCACCTGGATGTAGATGGACTGTGTGCCCTGCAGCAGCACCAGGAGGACCATGGCCACCCCTGACAGGAGCTGTGATGCCGTCCCGCTGCCCATCTCACTCCCTGTGTATTCTCACCACTGATGGCCACCCAGCTCCCACTTGCTTTCCCGGCTAGCAGCTTCTTATAGGCCAGGCTCCATGCCCCTGGTCACTCATTAACAGGCCAGCTAGGGTGGGGTTGACAGCTGGCTGGCTCTCTGACAAGCCAGCGCTGGTTCCTAGAAAGGGGGTTGGGAGAGATGAGGGTGGTGAGGCCCAGAGCACACTACAACGTAACACCAGGAGTCTGGCACCTGCTACGTGCCAGGTTCTCTGTGAGGGACCTGCATA from Choloepus didactylus isolate mChoDid1 chromosome 2, mChoDid1.pri, whole genome shotgun sequence encodes the following:
- the GUCA2B gene encoding guanylate cyclase activator 2B; translated protein: MGSGTASQLLSGVAMVLLVLLQGTQSIYIQYRGFQVQLESVKKLSGLGTQRMQSLLPALCHHPALPLDLQPVCASQNATSIFRALRDIASDDCELCVNIACTGCT